The proteins below are encoded in one region of Oharaeibacter diazotrophicus:
- the holA gene encoding DNA polymerase III subunit delta: MVAVKAQDADRVVARPPAEVSFYLVYGPDAGLVAERAEKLAAAAADPADPFSLIRLEAAQVASDPNRLPDEAYAVSMFGGRRAILVRDAGSRPSLAGILTPLIKSPPPETTFVLDAGDLKKTNPIRTLFERERGAYAIPCYADDAAAIGRLVDEEAAASGLSVAPDARAMLVAQLGGDRLISRAEVRKLCLYAHGKGRIGVDDVAATIGDSASVAFDDVVDAAAVGDLPGLSLALGRAWTDGMDPGTLALSALRFFQSLDEARGAVDGGRRPADVVDGMRPPVFYKRKDKMTLALGAWSAIRLEKAGQLLADTVRDARLNPALSRQIVADALVTIGRVAEQAIRTRR, from the coding sequence ATGGTCGCGGTCAAGGCCCAGGACGCCGATCGCGTCGTCGCCCGCCCGCCGGCCGAGGTTTCGTTCTACCTGGTCTACGGGCCCGACGCCGGGCTCGTCGCCGAACGCGCCGAGAAGCTCGCCGCCGCCGCCGCCGACCCGGCCGATCCGTTCTCGCTGATCCGCCTCGAGGCCGCGCAGGTCGCTTCGGATCCGAATCGACTGCCCGACGAGGCCTACGCGGTCTCGATGTTCGGCGGCCGCCGTGCCATCCTGGTCCGCGACGCCGGCAGCCGGCCCTCGCTCGCCGGCATCCTGACGCCGCTGATCAAGTCGCCGCCGCCCGAGACCACCTTCGTCCTCGACGCCGGCGACCTCAAGAAAACCAATCCGATCCGCACCCTGTTCGAGCGCGAACGCGGCGCCTATGCCATCCCCTGCTACGCCGACGATGCCGCCGCGATCGGCCGGCTCGTCGACGAGGAGGCGGCGGCGTCCGGGCTCTCGGTCGCGCCCGACGCCCGCGCCATGCTGGTCGCCCAGCTCGGCGGCGACCGTCTGATCTCGCGCGCCGAGGTGCGCAAGCTCTGCCTCTACGCCCACGGCAAGGGCCGCATCGGCGTCGACGACGTCGCCGCCACGATCGGCGACAGCGCCTCGGTCGCCTTCGATGACGTGGTCGATGCCGCCGCCGTCGGCGACCTTCCCGGCCTGTCGCTGGCGCTCGGGCGCGCCTGGACCGACGGCATGGATCCTGGCACCCTCGCCCTTTCCGCGCTGCGCTTCTTCCAGAGCCTCGACGAGGCCCGCGGCGCCGTCGACGGTGGACGCCGTCCCGCCGACGTCGTCGACGGCATGCGTCCCCCGGTTTTCTACAAGCGCAAGGACAAGATGACCCTGGCGCTCGGCGCGTGGTCGGCAATCCGGCTCGAGAAGGCCGGACAGCTGCTCGCCGACACCGTCCGCGACGCCCGCCTCAATCCGGCGCTGTCCCGCCAGATCGTCGCCGACGCGCTGGTCACCATCGGCCGCGTCGCCGAGCAGGCGATCAGGACGCGCCGCTGA
- the lptE gene encoding LPS assembly lipoprotein LptE → MSSPDRRTRRAALAALALAGAALLGGCQVRPLYAERSTPGGTEVGTVEALGRIAIERQTDRFGQSLMNELIFALRGGAALADPVYTLKLIVTQQKTELNIQEREEVPTSNLVAITVSYTLTENVTGRVVAHGTTYDTVTYDFSSQRFANLRAQRDAEDRAAKTIAQEIRLRLAGALAGTN, encoded by the coding sequence ATGTCGTCGCCTGACCGTCGCACCCGCCGCGCCGCCCTCGCCGCCCTCGCTCTCGCCGGGGCGGCGCTCCTCGGCGGCTGCCAGGTCCGCCCGCTCTACGCCGAGCGCTCCACGCCCGGCGGGACCGAGGTCGGCACCGTCGAGGCGCTCGGCCGCATCGCGATCGAGCGGCAGACCGACCGCTTCGGCCAGTCGCTGATGAACGAGCTGATCTTCGCGCTGCGCGGCGGTGCGGCCCTCGCCGACCCGGTCTACACGCTGAAGCTCATCGTCACCCAGCAGAAGACCGAGCTGAACATCCAGGAGCGCGAGGAGGTGCCGACCTCCAACCTCGTCGCGATCACCGTCAGCTACACCCTGACCGAGAACGTCACCGGTCGCGTCGTCGCCCACGGCACCACCTACGACACCGTCACCTACGACTTCTCGTCCCAGCGCTTCGCCAACCTGCGCGCCCAGCGCGACGCCGAGGACCGCGCCGCCAAGACCATCGCGCAGGAGATCCGCCTCCGTCTCGCCGGCGCGCTCGCCGGTACCAACTGA
- the leuS gene encoding leucine--tRNA ligase has protein sequence MATERYNAREAEARWQKAWNEAEVFRTRNDDPRPKYYVLEMFPYPSGRIHIGHVRNYSMGDVVARFKRAKGFNVLHPMGWDAFGMPAENAAMQNKVHPKAWTYANIATMRGQLQSMGLSLDWSREFATCDVAYYARQQKLFLDMLAVGLVDRRQSKVNWDPVDMTVLANEQVIDGRGWRSGALVEQRELTQWFLKITDFADDLLGALDGLDRWPEKVRTMQRNWIGRSEGLRVRFEVAGNGAPGGARTIEVFTTRPDTLFGMSFLALSPDHPLTKALAAENAELAAFVEECHRMGTSVAILETAEKKGFDTGLTVRHPFTGEAFPVQVANFVLMDYGTGAIFGCPAHDQRDLDFARKYGLSVTPVVLPEGADPTAFTVGDEAFTGDGRLFNSSFLDGMAVPAAKDEVARRLEAVEIDGAPQAKRQVNFRLRDWGISRQRYWGCPIPVIHCESCGVVPVPAKDLPVALPDDVEFDRPGNPLDRHPTWRNVDCPTCGRPARRETDTMDTFVDSSWYFARFTAPDADAPTIPEVADAWLPVDQYIGGIEHAILHLLYSRFFTRAMKKAGHLSLDEPFRGLFTQGMVVHETYKAPDGAWVSPAEVRVDVDAGGRRAVLAATGEPVTIGPIEKMSKSKKNVVDPNDIIESYGADTARWFMLSDSPPERDVEWTDAGAQGTARFLQRVWRLVGDAVDLVADAGPDATAPATERSTALRKAAHKALAAVEENLEGLRFNVALAKIYELVNVLGSAVANDRAGIAADPAAAAALKEAVTVLVQVMAPMTPHLAEECWNLIGHDGLVATASWPVADRALLVEDEITLPVQVNGKKRADVTVPRTADAAAVEAAALALDAVVKALDGKAPKKVIVVPQRIVNVVA, from the coding sequence ATGGCGACCGAGCGTTACAACGCCCGCGAGGCGGAAGCCCGTTGGCAGAAGGCCTGGAACGAGGCCGAGGTCTTCCGGACCCGCAACGACGATCCCCGGCCGAAGTACTACGTCCTGGAGATGTTCCCCTACCCGTCCGGGCGCATCCACATCGGCCACGTGCGCAACTACTCGATGGGCGACGTCGTCGCCCGCTTCAAGCGCGCCAAGGGTTTCAACGTCCTGCACCCCATGGGCTGGGACGCCTTCGGCATGCCCGCCGAGAACGCGGCGATGCAGAACAAGGTCCACCCCAAGGCCTGGACCTACGCCAACATCGCCACCATGCGCGGCCAGTTGCAGTCGATGGGCCTGTCGCTCGACTGGAGCCGCGAGTTCGCCACCTGCGACGTCGCCTACTACGCGCGCCAGCAGAAGCTGTTCCTCGACATGCTCGCGGTCGGTCTGGTCGATCGCCGCCAGTCCAAGGTCAACTGGGACCCGGTCGACATGACCGTGCTCGCCAACGAGCAGGTCATCGACGGCCGCGGCTGGCGCTCGGGCGCACTGGTCGAGCAGCGCGAGCTGACCCAGTGGTTCCTGAAGATCACCGACTTCGCCGACGACCTGCTCGGCGCGCTGGACGGTCTCGACCGCTGGCCCGAGAAGGTGCGCACCATGCAGCGCAACTGGATCGGCCGGTCCGAGGGTCTGCGCGTGCGCTTCGAGGTCGCCGGCAACGGTGCGCCCGGCGGCGCCCGCACCATCGAGGTGTTCACGACCCGGCCCGACACCCTGTTCGGCATGAGCTTCCTGGCGCTGTCGCCGGACCATCCGTTGACGAAGGCGCTCGCCGCCGAGAATGCCGAACTCGCCGCCTTCGTCGAGGAATGCCACCGCATGGGCACCTCGGTGGCGATCCTCGAGACCGCCGAGAAGAAGGGCTTCGACACCGGTCTGACCGTGCGCCACCCGTTCACCGGCGAAGCCTTCCCGGTCCAAGTCGCCAACTTCGTGCTGATGGACTACGGCACCGGCGCCATCTTCGGCTGCCCGGCCCACGACCAGCGCGACCTCGACTTCGCCCGCAAGTACGGCCTGTCGGTCACCCCGGTGGTGCTGCCCGAAGGCGCCGATCCCACCGCCTTCACGGTCGGCGACGAAGCCTTCACCGGCGACGGCCGGCTGTTCAACTCGTCCTTCCTCGACGGCATGGCCGTGCCCGCCGCCAAGGACGAGGTCGCCCGCCGGCTCGAGGCGGTCGAGATCGACGGCGCCCCACAGGCCAAGCGTCAGGTGAACTTCCGTCTGCGCGACTGGGGCATCTCGCGCCAGCGCTACTGGGGCTGCCCGATCCCGGTGATCCACTGCGAGTCCTGCGGCGTCGTGCCGGTGCCGGCGAAGGACCTGCCGGTCGCCCTGCCCGACGACGTCGAGTTCGACCGGCCCGGCAACCCGCTCGACCGCCACCCGACGTGGCGGAACGTCGACTGTCCGACCTGCGGCCGTCCGGCGCGCCGCGAGACGGACACCATGGACACCTTCGTCGACAGCTCCTGGTACTTCGCCCGCTTCACCGCCCCCGACGCCGACGCCCCGACCATCCCCGAGGTCGCCGACGCCTGGCTGCCGGTCGACCAGTACATCGGCGGCATCGAGCACGCGATCCTGCATCTGCTCTACTCGCGCTTCTTCACCCGCGCGATGAAAAAGGCCGGCCATCTCTCCCTCGACGAGCCGTTCCGCGGCCTGTTCACCCAGGGCATGGTGGTGCACGAGACCTACAAGGCGCCGGACGGCGCCTGGGTGTCGCCGGCCGAGGTCCGCGTCGATGTCGACGCCGGCGGCCGCCGCGCCGTGCTCGCCGCCACCGGCGAGCCGGTGACGATCGGCCCGATCGAGAAGATGTCGAAGTCGAAGAAGAACGTCGTCGACCCCAACGACATCATCGAGAGCTACGGCGCAGACACCGCGCGCTGGTTCATGCTGTCGGACTCCCCGCCCGAGCGCGACGTCGAGTGGACCGACGCCGGCGCCCAGGGCACCGCGCGCTTCCTGCAGCGCGTCTGGCGCCTCGTCGGCGACGCCGTCGACCTCGTCGCCGACGCCGGCCCCGACGCGACGGCGCCCGCCACCGAGCGCTCGACCGCCCTGCGCAAGGCCGCCCACAAGGCGCTCGCCGCCGTCGAGGAGAACCTCGAGGGCCTGCGCTTCAACGTGGCGCTCGCCAAGATCTACGAGCTGGTCAACGTGCTCGGCTCCGCCGTCGCCAACGACCGCGCCGGCATCGCCGCCGACCCGGCCGCCGCCGCGGCCCTGAAGGAGGCCGTGACCGTCCTCGTCCAGGTGATGGCGCCGATGACGCCGCATCTCGCCGAGGAGTGCTGGAACCTCATCGGCCACGACGGCCTCGTCGCCACCGCGTCCTGGCCGGTGGCCGACCGGGCGCTGCTGGTCGAGGACGAGATCACCCTGCCGGTCCAGGTCAACGGCAAGAAGCGCGCGGACGTCACCGTGCCGCGCACCGCCGACGCCGCCGCGGTGGAAGCCGCGGCGCTGGCGCTCGACGCGGTGGTCAAGGCGCTCGACGGCAAGGCGCCGAAGAAGGTGATCGTGGTGCCGCAGAGGATCGTCAATGTCGTCGCCTGA
- a CDS encoding septation protein A yields MEFEKGPDDPATRHENPLVKLALELGPLGVFFFANARADIFTATAAFMAAMVVSLAISWTLTRRLAVMPVVTGVVVLVFGTLTLVLHDDTFIKMKPTIVNGLFAAVLLGGLAFGKALLGYVFDGAFRLDAAGWRKLTLRWGLFFVFLAVVNEAVWRTQTTDFWVAFKVWGIMPITLVFSALQLPLMSRHALDRD; encoded by the coding sequence ATGGAGTTCGAGAAGGGCCCCGACGACCCGGCCACGCGCCACGAGAACCCGCTCGTGAAGCTCGCCCTCGAGCTCGGACCGCTCGGCGTGTTCTTCTTCGCCAACGCCCGGGCCGACATCTTCACCGCCACCGCGGCCTTCATGGCGGCGATGGTGGTGTCGCTGGCGATCTCGTGGACGTTGACGCGGCGGCTCGCCGTGATGCCGGTGGTCACCGGCGTGGTCGTCCTGGTGTTCGGCACCCTGACGCTGGTGCTGCACGACGACACCTTCATCAAGATGAAGCCGACCATCGTCAATGGCCTGTTCGCGGCCGTCCTGCTCGGCGGACTCGCCTTCGGCAAGGCGCTGCTCGGCTACGTCTTCGACGGCGCCTTCCGGCTCGACGCGGCGGGCTGGCGCAAGCTGACGCTGCGCTGGGGCCTGTTCTTCGTCTTCCTCGCCGTCGTCAACGAAGCGGTCTGGCGCACCCAGACCACCGACTTCTGGGTCGCCTTCAAGGTCTGGGGGATCATGCCGATCACCCTGGTCTTCTCGGCCCTGCAGCTGCCCCTGATGAGCCGCCACGCCCTCGACCGGGATTGA
- the ccmB gene encoding heme exporter protein CcmB — translation MTTWTALFLRELRLAVRVGGGALMGVLFFLIVVSVIPFAVGPDLNLLSRLGPAVLWIGALLATLLGLDRLYEADREDGALDLIVASGRPLELVVLVKAAAHWTATGLPLVLAAPLFALFLAMRPAEIGSTMATLAVGTPALTLIGSIGAGLAVSLRRGGLLVPILVLPFCIPVLIFGVSASVAVAFDPAAFRTPFLLLTAVSLVAAVVGPVATAAALRGGLD, via the coding sequence GTGACCACCTGGACCGCCCTGTTCCTGCGAGAACTCCGGCTCGCGGTCCGCGTCGGCGGCGGCGCCCTGATGGGCGTGCTGTTCTTCCTGATCGTGGTGTCGGTCATCCCCTTCGCGGTCGGACCCGACCTCAACCTGCTGTCCCGGCTCGGACCGGCCGTTCTGTGGATCGGCGCCCTGCTCGCCACCCTGCTCGGGCTCGACCGCCTCTACGAAGCCGACCGCGAGGATGGCGCGCTCGACCTGATCGTCGCCTCCGGCCGGCCGCTCGAACTCGTGGTGCTGGTCAAGGCGGCGGCGCACTGGACCGCGACCGGCCTGCCGCTGGTGCTGGCCGCGCCGCTGTTCGCCCTGTTCCTGGCGATGCGCCCCGCCGAGATCGGCTCGACCATGGCGACGCTGGCCGTCGGCACGCCGGCGCTGACGCTGATCGGCTCGATCGGCGCCGGTCTGGCGGTGTCGCTGCGCCGCGGCGGCCTCCTGGTGCCGATCCTGGTGCTGCCCTTCTGCATCCCGGTGCTGATCTTCGGCGTGTCGGCCTCGGTGGCGGTGGCCTTCGACCCCGCCGCCTTCCGCACGCCCTTCCTGCTTCTGACCGCGGTGTCGCTGGTCGCCGCCGTGGTCGGCCCGGTCGCGACCGCGGCGGCCCTGCGCGGCGGCCTCGACTGA
- the ccmA gene encoding heme ABC exporter ATP-binding protein CcmA, whose protein sequence is MPAFSPDPGTTLPARRLVVRDLAVERGGRRVLDGVSFTLAPGEAMTLVGPNGVGKSTLIRALTGLVRPAAGEVRVIGDGVEDETDVAPHCHYLGHRDALKAALSVAENLAFWRDFLGADGGLPVDAALDAVDLADLADLPAAYLSAGQRRRLAVARLVAVRRPLWLLDEPTAALDTASERRLLELMRAHVAAGGALIAATHLPLDLPRARVLRLSPAGAEAVA, encoded by the coding sequence ATGCCCGCCTTTTCACCAGATCCCGGGACGACGCTGCCGGCCCGTCGTCTGGTGGTGCGCGACCTCGCCGTCGAGCGTGGCGGCCGGCGGGTGCTGGACGGCGTCTCCTTCACCCTCGCCCCCGGCGAGGCGATGACGCTGGTCGGCCCGAACGGCGTCGGCAAGTCCACCCTGATCCGGGCGTTGACCGGCCTCGTCCGGCCCGCCGCGGGCGAGGTCCGCGTCATCGGCGACGGCGTCGAGGACGAGACCGACGTCGCCCCGCACTGCCACTACCTCGGCCATCGCGACGCCCTCAAGGCGGCGCTCTCGGTCGCCGAGAACCTCGCCTTCTGGCGCGACTTCCTCGGCGCCGACGGCGGCCTTCCGGTCGACGCGGCGCTCGACGCGGTCGACCTCGCCGATCTCGCCGACCTGCCCGCCGCCTATCTCTCGGCCGGCCAGCGGCGCCGGCTCGCGGTCGCCCGCCTCGTCGCCGTGCGCCGCCCGCTCTGGCTGCTCGACGAGCCGACCGCCGCCCTCGACACCGCCTCGGAGCGCCGTCTCCTCGAGTTGATGCGCGCCCATGTCGCCGCCGGCGGCGCGCTGATCGCGGCGACCCACCTGCCGCTCGACCTGCCGCGGGCCCGGGTGCTGCGGCTGTCGCCCGCCGGCGCGGAGGCCGTGGCGTGA
- the acnA gene encoding aconitate hydratase AcnA, with translation MSSLDSFKCRRELTAGGKTYVYYSLTEAEKNGLSGVSRLPFSLKVLLENLLRHEDGRTVTAEDIKAVVEWLGPKTSTQEIAFRPARVLMQDFTGVPAVVDLAAMRDAMVALGGDPSKINPLVPVDLVIDHSVIVDEFGNAAAFARNVELEYERNGERYRFLRWGQQAFDNFRVVPPGTGICHQVNLEYLAQTVWTRSENGSEVAYPDTLVGTDSHTTMVNGMAVLGWGVGGIEAEAAMLGQPQSMLIPEVVGFKLTGKLKEGVTATDLVLTVTEALRKLGVVGKFVEFYGPGLDAMSLEDRATIANMAPEYGATCGYFPVDAETVRFLSDTARDPARVALVEAYAKAQGLWRTAETADPEFTTTLSLDLSDVEPSLAGPKRPQDRVLLKNAKEGFLKSLAGEFKKTEAGERAKVGGTDFDLGHGDVVIAAITSCTNTSNPSVMIGAGLLARNAVKKGLTSKPWVKTSLAPGSQVVGEYLAKSGLQPDLDALGFNLVGYGCTTCIGNSGPLPEAISKTINAADLVAAAVLSGNRNFEGRVNPDVRANYLASPPLVVAYALAGSLQVDLTTEPLGTGSDGQPVYLKDIWPTSREIAEFIRANVTREIFEKKYADVFKGDDNWQAISVAAGQTFVWDDKSTYVQNPPYFVGMGRKPGDVTDIVGARVLGLFLDSITTDHISPAGSIKAASPAGKYLQSNGVAPADFNQYGTRRGNHEVMMRGTFANIRIKNQMVPGVEGGVTVHYPDGAQAPIYDVAMQYRHEGVPLVVFAGKEYGTGSSRDWAAKGTNLLGVKAVVAQSFERIHRSNLVGMGIVPLVFKDGESWQTLGLKGDETVTIRGLETVKPRQTLTAEITFADGSTKAVDLVCRIDTLDELDYFRNGGILHYVLRQLAA, from the coding sequence ATGTCCTCGCTCGACAGCTTCAAGTGCCGCAGGGAACTCACCGCCGGCGGCAAGACCTACGTCTACTACTCCCTGACGGAGGCGGAGAAGAACGGTCTTTCCGGCGTCTCGCGCCTGCCCTTCTCGCTGAAGGTGCTGCTCGAGAACCTGCTCCGTCACGAGGATGGCCGCACGGTGACCGCCGAGGACATCAAGGCGGTGGTCGAGTGGCTCGGCCCGAAGACCTCCACCCAGGAGATCGCCTTCCGCCCGGCCCGCGTTCTGATGCAGGACTTCACCGGCGTGCCCGCGGTGGTCGACCTCGCGGCCATGCGCGACGCCATGGTGGCGCTCGGCGGCGACCCGTCCAAGATCAACCCGCTGGTGCCGGTCGACCTCGTCATCGACCATTCGGTGATCGTCGACGAGTTCGGCAACGCCGCCGCCTTCGCGCGCAACGTCGAACTGGAATACGAGCGCAACGGCGAGCGCTACCGCTTCCTGCGCTGGGGCCAGCAGGCCTTCGACAACTTCCGCGTCGTGCCGCCGGGCACCGGCATCTGCCATCAGGTCAACCTCGAGTATCTCGCCCAGACGGTCTGGACCCGCTCGGAGAACGGCTCGGAGGTCGCCTATCCCGACACGCTCGTCGGCACCGACAGCCACACCACCATGGTCAACGGCATGGCCGTGCTCGGCTGGGGCGTCGGCGGCATCGAGGCCGAGGCGGCCATGCTCGGCCAGCCGCAGTCGATGCTGATTCCCGAGGTGGTCGGCTTCAAGCTGACCGGCAAGCTGAAGGAGGGCGTCACCGCCACCGACCTCGTGCTGACGGTCACCGAGGCGCTGCGCAAGCTCGGCGTGGTCGGCAAGTTCGTGGAGTTCTACGGCCCCGGCCTCGACGCCATGAGCCTCGAGGACCGCGCGACCATCGCCAACATGGCCCCGGAATACGGCGCCACCTGCGGCTACTTCCCGGTCGACGCCGAGACGGTGCGCTTCCTCTCCGACACCGCGCGCGATCCCGCCCGCGTCGCCCTCGTCGAGGCCTATGCCAAGGCGCAAGGCCTGTGGCGGACCGCCGAGACGGCGGACCCGGAGTTCACCACCACGCTGTCGCTCGACCTTTCCGACGTCGAGCCCTCGCTCGCCGGTCCGAAGCGCCCGCAGGACCGCGTGCTCCTGAAGAACGCCAAGGAGGGCTTCCTGAAGTCGCTCGCCGGCGAGTTCAAGAAGACCGAGGCGGGCGAGCGCGCCAAGGTCGGCGGCACCGACTTCGACCTCGGCCACGGCGACGTGGTGATCGCGGCGATCACGTCCTGCACCAACACGTCGAATCCCTCGGTGATGATCGGCGCCGGCCTGCTCGCCCGCAACGCGGTCAAGAAGGGCCTGACGTCCAAGCCGTGGGTGAAGACCTCGCTGGCGCCCGGAAGCCAAGTGGTCGGCGAGTATCTCGCCAAGTCCGGCTTGCAGCCCGACCTCGACGCCCTCGGCTTCAACCTCGTCGGCTACGGCTGCACCACCTGCATCGGCAACTCCGGCCCGCTGCCGGAGGCGATCTCGAAGACGATCAACGCCGCCGATCTCGTCGCCGCCGCGGTGCTGTCGGGCAACCGCAACTTCGAGGGCCGCGTCAATCCGGACGTGCGCGCCAACTACCTCGCCTCGCCGCCGCTCGTGGTCGCCTACGCCCTCGCCGGCTCGCTGCAGGTGGATCTCACCACCGAGCCGCTCGGCACGGGCTCCGACGGCCAGCCGGTCTACCTCAAGGACATCTGGCCGACCTCGCGGGAGATCGCGGAGTTCATCCGCGCCAACGTCACCCGCGAGATCTTCGAGAAGAAGTACGCCGACGTCTTCAAGGGCGACGACAATTGGCAGGCGATCTCGGTCGCGGCCGGCCAGACCTTCGTCTGGGACGACAAGTCGACCTACGTCCAGAACCCGCCCTACTTCGTCGGCATGGGCCGCAAGCCGGGCGACGTCACCGACATCGTCGGCGCCCGCGTGCTCGGCCTGTTCCTCGACTCGATCACCACCGACCACATCTCCCCGGCCGGTTCGATCAAGGCGGCGAGCCCGGCCGGCAAGTACCTGCAGTCGAACGGCGTCGCGCCGGCCGACTTCAACCAGTACGGCACCCGCCGCGGCAACCACGAAGTCATGATGCGCGGTACCTTCGCCAACATCCGCATCAAGAACCAGATGGTGCCGGGCGTCGAGGGCGGCGTCACCGTCCACTATCCGGACGGCGCGCAGGCGCCGATCTACGACGTCGCCATGCAGTACCGCCACGAGGGCGTTCCGCTGGTGGTCTTCGCCGGCAAGGAATACGGCACCGGCTCGTCGCGCGACTGGGCGGCCAAGGGCACCAACCTCCTCGGCGTCAAGGCCGTGGTGGCGCAGTCCTTCGAGCGCATCCACCGCTCGAACCTCGTCGGCATGGGCATCGTCCCGCTGGTGTTCAAGGACGGCGAGAGCTGGCAGACGCTCGGCCTGAAGGGCGACGAGACCGTGACCATCCGCGGCCTCGAGACCGTCAAGCCGCGCCAGACGCTGACGGCCGAGATCACCTTCGCCGACGGCTCCACCAAGGCCGTCGACCTCGTCTGCCGGATCGATACGCTGGACGAGCTCGACTACTTCCGGAACGGCGGCATCCTGCACTACGTGCTGCGCCAGCTGGCGGCCTGA
- a CDS encoding c-type cytochrome, which produces MNARIFAAAALTVALVGPAGAAEPDLARLVAECEPCHGVDGIARDAEVPHLAGQNLLYLANQLRAFHAGTRRHHEMRVMTRGLSEDEIEALAEYYAGLPR; this is translated from the coding sequence ATGAACGCACGGATTTTCGCGGCGGCGGCGCTGACCGTCGCCCTCGTCGGACCGGCCGGGGCGGCGGAACCCGACCTCGCCCGCCTCGTCGCCGAATGCGAGCCCTGCCACGGCGTCGACGGCATCGCCCGCGACGCCGAGGTGCCCCACCTCGCCGGGCAGAACCTCCTCTACCTCGCCAACCAGCTGCGCGCCTTCCACGCGGGCACCCGCCGCCACCACGAGATGCGCGTGATGACCCGCGGCCTCTCCGAGGACGAGATCGAGGCGCTCGCGGAATATTACGCCGGCCTGCCGCGTTGA